In bacterium, the DNA window TAACAAAGGGCGACATAATCAAAACAGAATCTTTATCATTCGCAGACTTGCTTTTCGAACAGGATAACCGTTTCAGGATAATGGAAAACACGGAAGTCGAAGTTTCATCAATAAACGACCCCCAAACCCTGGAAAACGGAAAGGTGATAAAACTTCTCAGCCTGAACTTATATAACGGCGCCATCGGCGCGAAGCTCAATAAACTTCCCGAAAAAACCAGAGTCGATATAGAAACGCCGTCAGCGGTGGCGGGGGCCCTGGGCACCGGCTTCACGGTCAAAACGGAGAGAGAGACTTCCAGCACCACTGTTTCGGTCATAGAAAACCGGGTCTTAATCTCAAGCAGCGATTCTCCCGATAAGACAGTAACAGCGGACGCTTTCAGGCAGGTAAATGTATCCCCATGGAAATATACTAACCTGTCTGCCACAGGCACGGGGATATTATCAGAATCCATTCTGGGAAAACAAAACGTGGAAAATATGAAAGGCGCTATTGTAATTAAATCATCCGGGACAGGAGTTGACGAAGCCGAAGCAAAAAGCATGGCTCTTCTCGCTCTCTGCGAAAAAATATACTCAATAAAATTATCCGGGGAAAAAACAATATCTGATATTGTTTATCACGACCGGAATGCCGCGCGAAAACTCCTTGAAGCCGTTTCCAACGCCGAAATCAAAGGATCTTCGTCTAACGGCAAAAACAGTTTTACGCTCTTTGCTGAAATACAGCTGGGCACAATAGAGAATATTATCGGCCGGAAAATCCTGTCTGTCCAGATGCCTGTTTATAAGATAACCTTAAAGGAATACGGCGACAAGTTCGGGGCGCTGGCAAGGGTTACTACAAGAAGATCCGCCCTGGTTGACAGTTACAGGCGCCTGGCGGAAAAAATATACGGCACAGTAATAGATTCCAAAACAACCCTGAATGATTACGCAATATCGAATGACTCAATTAAACAGAAGGTGGAAGGCGTGGTAAAAGGATCGGTTATAAACAAAGAAAATTATTTTTCCGACGGCTCGGTAAGTATCACATGCGGTATAACGGGATTAAAGGTAGTCTCCGAAGTTAATTCCGCGAGCCCTGACGTGAACTTCGGGGAAAATTATGTCTCTTCTCCCGAAAATATATCATATGAATCTTTTTCCGTTATATATGACTATTAAAACGAGGGATATATGTTTATTTTTTTAAGATTGATTCTGGCCCATCTGCTGGCTGACTTTCCCTTTCAGACCTCGGAAATTTACAGGCTCAAAATAAGGAATTTTCAGGGCCAGGTCCTGCACGGTATGATAGTAGCTGTCGTTTCGCTTTTCATCCTGCTTCCTTTTGCAAACAATATATGGGTCTGGGCAATATGCTTTTTTATAGGCATTACTCACGCAATAACAGACTGGGCAAAAGTTCTCTGGACTAACAAGCAAAAGAACGGCAACTATTTCACGGGATTTATACTGGATCAGATAATACATATTTCAGTTAACTTTGTCGTTTTTATCACGCCCCTTAAAACAATCACTTCCGCAAACACCCAAAGCATACTGTTCAATACAATCTACAACAACAATAACCATATTATTTATGCCATATCGTATGTAATAGTCACTTTCGGGTTAACTTATTTTATCGATACATTCAAAATGACATATTTCAAGGATACATATAAATCAATAAGCACAAAGGAAGAAATCATAGGACTGTTTTCGAGGGGCATAATTCTGACATCCATTATTGTCCCCGGCAACTTTTATCTTTTTATACCGCTGATTATTGCCGCTGAAATGTATTTAGTGAATCCGATGGCGCTAAAAAACAGGATTGCCGACCTTCTCCTTGGCACAGCGCCGACAATTTTTATCGGCATAATATTGCGCCGCTGCCTGGAAGAAATCTCCACATGCGGGGTTTGCGGCATATTCAATGTCCTTTGAAGTCATTCCTGCTTAATAAGAGATCCCCTGTCGAAATCGCCTCCGCTGATAATTTTAGCTTTTGAAAATTTATCCTCTACGGCAAAAACCTGAACTTTCCCCGTTTTTTGTGTTTCGCTTCCCAGCGTAATCCCCGTGTCAGGATCAATTAATTCTTCTCCCACGGAAAATACAGAAAATTCATCGCCCGCCATTACCCCCGATTCCTGCCCGCAGTTCAAATACACAACATCATCCTTGACAGTAACCACTTTGCCCTGCCAGGGAACATCTCTCAGTTCGGCGCAGATCCAGGCTATAGCTTCGTCAATCGCAGCCTGGGTAGCTTTGCCCAGGGGGGCTTTTTGAAAGTTTGATGTGCCGATTCCCCAGTCGGAGCGGCTGTAACCGATACTCATTCCGGAAGATTTCGCTTTTGCCTCACATCTCTTGGACGCAATCACCTGTCCCGTAGTTACGTCATATAACCTGATGTTAACGGCAACATGCGCATATGAGCCTGAACCACCCAGAGAAAAACCTTTAACATTAAATCCCATGCCTCCGCCGGATGTCCTTTCGGCGAATTCAGTAACGGCCCCGCTGACAAGTATCTGGGCATTCAACAGCCTTCCTGTCTGGGGAGCTCCGGCGGAAGTCGTCCGGCCGCTTTGCGCAAAATCCTGCTCTTCAAGAACACCTCTTATATTCTGGCGTTCAACAACAATAAACTTACCTGAATTAGTTAAAGAAGTGGTAAGCATTTCGGCCATCCCGTGCCCTAAATTCCACTCAGAGTTAAAGCCAGCTTTATTTTCAAAATCTGAAACCGCTATGGTCTTTTTAATTTCAGCATGAGACAATCCGCATAAAAAAACAAAGCCAATACAGAAAAACACCGACATCCTTTTCATAATCTCTTCTTCCCTCCAATAATTTAACTGGCCTGCTCCGCTTCGACAGGCTGTACAGGAACCTCTATGTATTTAATTATATCTCCCCTTGAAAAATTTCCTCCGGATACGGTTTCCGCAAGCGAAAATTTATCCTGAACTTCAACAACCCTGACCCTCCCGGATTTTTTTTTCTCAAAACCGAGGGGTATTCCCGAATCAGGATCGACCAATTCATCCCCTTTGCGGAAAATTTCGAATTCATCTCCGATCTTTACGTTTGAATCGATACCGCAATTCAGATAAACTTTGTCTTTCTTTACGGTAACAATACTTCCCTGCCACCGGACTTTCTGCATCTCCATGCATATAAAATATACCGCTTCATTTATTGCTTCCTGAGTGACTTTTCCCAGAGGGGAAGCTTTGAAATTATCAAAGTCCACAGCCCAGTCGCTTTCTGAATATCCCACGCTCAGGCCGGAAACATTGCCTTTGCCTTCAACCCTTTTCGAAGCGATAACCTGGCCTGTCGTAGTATCATACATCCTCAGATTAATGGCAACATAGGCAGTTGCCCCTCTGAGCCCGAGGGAAAAACCCTTATACTCAAACATGCTGCCCGAATCATATATGCGCTGGGAAAATTCGGTGACGGCCCCGCTGACAAGTATCTGGGCATTTAAAAGTTTTCCTATTTCAGGGGCTCCGGCATTAACGGTTCTTCCGCTTAATGAAAAATCCTGCTCTTCGAGAATCTGGCCTATATTACGGCGTTCAACAATGATAAACCTGTCTGTTTCCAGAAGGGCAGTCGTAAGCATTTCCGCCATGCCGTTGCCCAAACTCCACTGGGCATGGGCGCCTGCTTTGTTTTCAAAATCCGCGACTGCCACGGTTTTTTTAGGGCCTGTAACCGGCGGGAGCCGGAATTCCCGGACTTTTTCCTGTTTTTTCTTTACGGGTTTTTCTCTCACGGGCCTGTTTTCCTGTATCCGCCTGCGGACAGCGAAAACAAAGTCACCCGATAAAAAGAAAAAAACCGTTAAAAATATTATTAAGGGAAAAACCGCCTTTCTAACAATGCCCATTCCTAATTCCCCATAAATTCTATATCAATCCTGTTTTGCGTCCTGCCTTTCACTTCAATGCCGGTATCCGGAAGAGTGGTTATAATCTCCTCAAATCCTTTATATAATGAGCCGTCTATAGTAACATCTATAACGACAACTCCTTTCGAAAAACTGCGTTCGTTAACGCTTTTAACTCCCCTGATTTCTTCAAGAGCTTTTTCAAAAGCAATCCTTTCGGATGAATCCGCATTAAACCCTACTATCTGAATATCCATCGTGTTATACACTTTGGATCTCCAGTTCTCAACGATCTGGTCCATCATCTTCGACGCGAGTTCTGCTCCGGATTTTTTCATGGATGCTCTCGCGGCCGGCACTCTGCCGCCGCCCCTGGACTGGGCCGATGCGCCGTCGCTGGCAATTACCTGGGCCGTATCCACATCTATCGCTTTTGCTGTCACCTGGGCTTCGTAAGCAAAAACAGAAACACCGTACGGCTGACTCGAATCAATCAAATCGGCCGTTGCCTGCCCCACTATAACAACTTCCGCCCCGAATCTTCTTCCCAGAGAAGCGGCTTCAGCAGGATTTTCATAATATAAAGTCGCGTCCCTCATTTTTACGGCTTCCATCTGGGATTTATCCGTCAGTTTAAAACCGCCGGTCAGGAAACTTTTTTCCATACCCGTCTGAACCGTCTCGCCCGGCTGGGCCATCCCGTCAATCATTTCGCTGAAGACAATCATAACGCGGGGTTTGTTAAGTTTCTCTTTAACTATGTTCAAAGCCTGAAGGTTTTTGCGTAAACGCCCCATGCTGACAACTGCCTTTACGGCAATTTGATATATATCCCCGTCTCCGCCGTTGTCACTGATAATTTCATAGCTCTTTACGTACCCCTTCACTTCAGAATAAACCTGATCGTCAAGCAACTGGAAATTCTGCACCATAGTCTCTGAATCGATCACGCTTCCCACCGTCTGTTCCACCGCATTTCTTAATGCCCTGTTGAGAGCTTCATCCCTGGCCCGCAAAACACCGTCGGCCCCCGAACCTCTTACCGCAGACATACCTTTTGCGACAACTGTTTTTTCATCCTGGGCGGCACTCCAGGCCGATACCAGTATAAGAATAGATAAAATCAGTATTCGCTTCATTCGAAAACTCCCCGTGTTACTCAACCACTTCTCTTGTTTCCACGATTACCTGTTCTTTTACAACGTATTTCTCAGTGCATCCCGACAAGACCGGAACAGCCAAACATAAAATAACAAGTATTGAAAAATTTGTTTTTTTCATATTATCTCCCTATCCAAATATTCAGTCATAATCATATAACTATCTGTAATTTCTCAAGGAATCCCATAAAGATTCCATCGGGAGAGACGCTACTACCTCAACACTTCCATCTTCAAGATATACGGGCTCACTCACCTCAGCCCCGGCAAGAAAGGTGCTTACCGAAGCGTTAACCTCATCGTTCTGGACCGCAAAATCCCTCACGGTTGTGTTTGCTCTTATTTTAACACCGTATACAAGTTCCGCAAGATTCCTTTTTGCATCAACTTCAGCCGCCCTTACAGCATTAAGTTTTGCCACTGTCCCCGTTTCGCTTTCCCGCGGAACGCCATAACCTCTGGCCGAATAAGTTTCATAAGACCAGGACGGCCTCGACTGGGACCCGGACGGCAGTTGAGAAACAGGTTCTTTCTCCGTATATCTTTCCGGCGGCACACCAAAACCCGTAGCTTTGATGACTCTCACATTCTGCTGTGTTATAACCTCTTCCCATCTGACCTTTTCCCACCTGACTCTTTTGAACTTATATCCTCTGCGGACATATTTATTCCAAATCTCATGGACTTCTTTAATAATATCCACAATAGTGACTTCTACATCGCATTCGACAATCCCGTCGGGCTTATATCTGTAAGGACCTGCAAGCCTGATGCCTTTTATATAAGTATCCAAGTCTGTGTTTATCATGTCGTTTTCGGCAACAAAATCCCTGACATATGTATTCGAAGTGATTCTCAGCCCTTTCACCTCTTCGGCAAGGTTTCTGTACGCATCAAGTTTTGCGGCCCGTTCCGCCATTAACCTTCCCCTCGCGGTAACGCCTTCCCACCCGGGAATACCATCTGTTATCCTGCCCGGTTTAATATTCGAAGAATAGTCCGCGGTTTCAGCGGAACCCTTAATTGTCCCCGAACCTTCCACCTCAATGACCTTTATATCTTTATTGTATGTCACTATCTGCTGTATTGTTGTGTTGGTCCAGAAAAGGAATCGGGTTTTTTTGTAATGGGTTTCAATAAATTTAACGATTTGCTCAATCGTAAGGCTCATCCGCAACGTATAAACTTCCCCATCCCATCTTTCACTGCCGGAATCTATTTTCGCGCCTTTTAAAAAATGATCGAACTGCGTTTGAATCTGATCGCTTTCGGCAACAAAGTCCCTGACATATGTATTCGAAGTGATTCTCAGCCCTTTCACTCTCTCGGCCAAATTTCTGTAACCGTCAACTATCGCCGCCCGCCTCGCCATAAGCTTCTCCTGTCCTTCTTTTGTCGCGTAAGACAAATTAGCCAGGATAAAAATAAAGACTAAAGACAATGACACACAAACTATCCTTTTAAACATTTATTTCCCCCTTTCAGAATAATTTTTTCTCTCAATCAATAACTCCCATTTTTCTTCACTAATGGGGATTGATCTTTTTTCCCGGAAAACAGGCTCATTATTATACACATTAATACCCTTACCTTTGCAAACTCTTTTTTTGCAGTTTAAAGGCGCCGCCAGAAGCACCTGAACCGTTCCGTCCCTGAAATACGTTGTACTGACACATTCAACACCCCGGATAAAGCCGTTATCCGCAATAGAAAATCCGCATGCATTTAATGCCTCATCCGTATAATCCGCATAAATAATTTCCGCAAGGTTCCTGTAACCATCAACTATTGCGGCCCTCCTGGCCATAAGCCTGTCTCTTGAACTGCTTGCAGAATACGGGCTTTTAAGCCTGCCGATACCGGTTACGAAAATCTTTCCGCTATCTATTAAATAGTTATTCCGGCCGTTTTCACCGCCAGAACATTTACTGCCGCCATCAAATAAGCAGGTGCCGCAGAACACGGCACCCGTTAACGCTAATATAGCCGTCAGTCTCATCGTTACCACCAATAGCTGTCTTCTTCAACAATGACAACCGGCTCGGAAAACGTTGAAGAATAAGTCCTTGTCGTATAACTGCCGGGCACATAGTAAGATGAATAATGTGACCTTGGAGCGTAGTAAGATGAGTAATACGACCTTGGCTCATAGTAATGCCTCCTCGGAGCTGTATAGTACCTTCTTGGCTCATAGTAATGTACCCGCTGCGGCACATAATATACATTCTGCTGAGGAAACATGTTCCCGCTCAAAAACTGGTATGCGGTGACTCCTGCAAGAATTTTTCCTGCTGTAGCCCATTCTTTATCACCGGCTCCCGCCACCGTGGCATATCCAAACACAAGGGCTGCTACCGTTGTTATCAGGATTATTCTTTTCATTTGGCACCTCCTTCTTTCAACTGTTATATGAGCAAAAGACATGCCAATACTTGCTTAAACTATATCACAAAGAGGTTTCTCGACGGTAAAAAACCCGATTTATTTTAATATGTTATAAAAAAGAACGGTCCATTAATAAAATAATTGTTTTTATTTGTTGCATTATAGAGCACATAGATATATACTTTAGTATGTAATGTTTTATGTTTCAAAGAGTTACATATTTTTGCTTCAAATCGGAACATGTCACATAATGTCACATAAAATTATGGTGGAACCATGAAAAAAACGCCGGATATAAGCTGTATTCAGAAAAGCGACCTTTTGAAATTAATAGAAACGGGAAAGATCATTAATTCATCCCTGGATCTTTCCGAAGTGCTGGAAAAAGTTCTGCAAACAGCCTGTTCGGTTTTAGATTCCGAAGCCAGCTCGGTAATACTCCTGGAACAAACTTCAAACTACCTGATCTTTAAAACCGCCACCGGAGAAAAAGCCGAAGAAATCAAAAATGTCAGGATGAAAACCGGACAGGGAATCGCCGGATGGGTGATAAACACCGAAAAACCGGCTATTTCAAATAAAGTCGAAGAGGACAAAAGATGGTTCAGGGAAATAAGCAGGATTATAAATTATCCTACCCGGTCCATAATCTGCGCTCCCATACAGGTGCGGAAAAAAATAATCGGAGCCATAGAAGTAATAAACAAAAAGAGCGGTGATTTCAATACAAAAGACCTATCGCTTTTAATGTTGTTTTCAAACCAGGCGGCAATCGCTATCGAGAATGCAAAACTCCACAAGGAAGCGGGCCTGGAAATAAAAAACCTTAAATCGCAGATTACAAAACCTTTTAAAATCATAGGGAGCGGGCCTCAAGTACAGAAATTATTCGATTTAATAGAAACTGTTTCAAAAACAGAATCGACCGTGTTAATGAGGGGGGAAAGCGGCACGGGCAAAGAGCTTGCTTCAAGGCTGATACATTCGAAAAGCGAAAGAAACGGGTATCCGTTCACATGTATTAACTGTTCGGCGCTGCCGGAAACACTTCTGGAAAGCGAACTTTTCGGACATGAAAAAGGAGCATTTACAGGAGCGATAGCGCGGAAACCCGGCAGATTTGAAATATCCAACAAGGGGACCGTTTTCCTGGATGAAATAGGAACTCTTTCCCAGCAGATACAGGTCAAACTCTTAAGAGTCCTTCAGGAAGGGGAATTCGAAAGAGTAGGAGGCACTGAAACCATAAAAGCCGATGTCAGAATAATCGCCGCAACAAATGAAAATCTGGAAAAAGCCATATCCGAAGGAAGATTCAGGGAAGATTTATACTACAGGTTAAAAGTCATTGAAATATTCATCCCGCCTTTAAGGGACAGAAAAGAAGACATACCCGAATTGGTAAAATTTTTCATTGACGAACAGAAAAAATCAATGGGAAAAGCCATAAATTCGATTGAGCCGAAAGCAATCGAACTCTTAGTTTCCTATGAATGGCCCGGGAACGTCAGAGAATTGAAAAATACAATAGAAAGAGCGATGGTGCTGGGAAAATCGGATGTACTGAGGGTTGAAGACCTTCCCTCCGAGATAAAGAGCAGGAACATCCCCCTTATCAATGAGTTCTCGTTAAAATCGGCCGAAAAAAATCATATTGAAAAAGTCATGAAATATTCCCATCACAATAAAAGCAATGCCGCCAGGCTTCTCGGGATATCCCGGAACCGGCTTGACCGAAAAATCAAAGAATACAAAATGGCAACCTGATTCCGGTAAAAAAATTACTTTACAAGCAGTTATTAATGTGGCAATAATCTCTCTTTGTCCAGACAATAAAAAGGTTTGTTATGTGCGGAATCATCGGATACATAGGAAAAGGCAACGTTAAGGATATTCTGGTCGAGGGGTTAAAGCGCCTTGAATACCGGGGATATGATTCATCCGGTATAGCCGTCATCAACAGGGGCCGGATCATCTGCGTAAAAGCGGTCGGCAACATATCCAGACTTGAGGAAAAAATCAGAGGAAAAAAAATACCGGGAAATATCGGGATTGCCCACACCCGATGGGCCACCCACGGTTCTCCTGTTCTAAAAAATGCCCACCCTCATATGGATAGCCGGAACAGAATTGCCGTCGTACACAACGGCATAATAGAAAACTTTCAATACTTAAGAAGTAAACTCATAAAAAAAGGAATAAAGTTCAGAAGTGATACGGACAGTGAGATTCTGGCGCACTTAATATCTCAGAATTTTAAAGGCAACCTGTCCGAAGCGGTAAGGAATTCTCTCAAGCAGGTTGAGGGAACATACGGTATCGCGGTTATATGTTCTGAAAATCCCGGCGAAATAGTGGCCGCAAAAAAAGGCAGCCCCCTTATAGTGGCTGTCGGCAAAGATGAAATGTTTGTAACTTCAGACCTTTCGGCCACACTCAGGCATACAAAAAAAATAATTTCCCTTGAAGACAATGAAATGGCAATCATAAGGCCTGATAATTATGAAATAAAAGACATAGAAAATGTGCCCGTTCTAAAAAAGATAGAAGAGGTTTCCTGGAACATAGATATGATAGAAAAAGGCGGTTATAAGCATTTTATGCTTAAGGAGATACATGAACAGCCCGAATCCATCACTAACTCCATGAGAGGCCGTATAGACGAAGCCCTGTCAAGTTCCAGGCTGGGAGGCCTTCTTGTTTTCGGAAACAAACTGAAAAAAGTGGAAAAAATTATTATTTCCGCGTGCGGCACATCGTGGCACGCCGGATTAATAGGCGAATATATGATAGAAGACCTCGCCAGAATACCCGTCGAAGTCGAATATGCGTCCGAATTCAGGTACAGAAACCCCATACTTAACGAAAAAACACTTATTATCGCAGTAAGCCAATCGGGAGAAACCGCCGATACCCTGGCAGCCATGCGGGAAGCAAAAATGAAAAATTCCATTATTATGGGTATTTGTAATGTGGTGGGTTCATCAATCGCGCGCGAATCAGACGGCGGTATATATCTGCATGCAGGTCCTGAAATCGGCGTCGC includes these proteins:
- a CDS encoding FecR domain-containing protein, whose protein sequence is MKKIAYTAIFIILCMPAYAGINVTDVTGTVRSRFPSSGSWDTLETGKSVTKGDIIKTESLSFADLLFEQDNRFRIMENTEVEVSSINDPQTLENGKVIKLLSLNLYNGAIGAKLNKLPEKTRVDIETPSAVAGALGTGFTVKTERETSSTTVSVIENRVLISSSDSPDKTVTADAFRQVNVSPWKYTNLSATGTGILSESILGKQNVENMKGAIVIKSSGTGVDEAEAKSMALLALCEKIYSIKLSGEKTISDIVYHDRNAARKLLEAVSNAEIKGSSSNGKNSFTLFAEIQLGTIENIIGRKILSVQMPVYKITLKEYGDKFGALARVTTRRSALVDSYRRLAEKIYGTVIDSKTTLNDYAISNDSIKQKVEGVVKGSVINKENYFSDGSVSITCGITGLKVVSEVNSASPDVNFGENYVSSPENISYESFSVIYDY
- a CDS encoding DUF3307 domain-containing protein; this translates as MFIFLRLILAHLLADFPFQTSEIYRLKIRNFQGQVLHGMIVAVVSLFILLPFANNIWVWAICFFIGITHAITDWAKVLWTNKQKNGNYFTGFILDQIIHISVNFVVFITPLKTITSANTQSILFNTIYNNNNHIIYAISYVIVTFGLTYFIDTFKMTYFKDTYKSISTKEEIIGLFSRGIILTSIIVPGNFYLFIPLIIAAEMYLVNPMALKNRIADLLLGTAPTIFIGIILRRCLEEISTCGVCGIFNVL
- a CDS encoding sigma 54-interacting transcriptional regulator; its protein translation is MKKTPDISCIQKSDLLKLIETGKIINSSLDLSEVLEKVLQTACSVLDSEASSVILLEQTSNYLIFKTATGEKAEEIKNVRMKTGQGIAGWVINTEKPAISNKVEEDKRWFREISRIINYPTRSIICAPIQVRKKIIGAIEVINKKSGDFNTKDLSLLMLFSNQAAIAIENAKLHKEAGLEIKNLKSQITKPFKIIGSGPQVQKLFDLIETVSKTESTVLMRGESGTGKELASRLIHSKSERNGYPFTCINCSALPETLLESELFGHEKGAFTGAIARKPGRFEISNKGTVFLDEIGTLSQQIQVKLLRVLQEGEFERVGGTETIKADVRIIAATNENLEKAISEGRFREDLYYRLKVIEIFIPPLRDRKEDIPELVKFFIDEQKKSMGKAINSIEPKAIELLVSYEWPGNVRELKNTIERAMVLGKSDVLRVEDLPSEIKSRNIPLINEFSLKSAEKNHIEKVMKYSHHNKSNAARLLGISRNRLDRKIKEYKMAT
- the glmS gene encoding glutamine--fructose-6-phosphate transaminase (isomerizing), which codes for MCGIIGYIGKGNVKDILVEGLKRLEYRGYDSSGIAVINRGRIICVKAVGNISRLEEKIRGKKIPGNIGIAHTRWATHGSPVLKNAHPHMDSRNRIAVVHNGIIENFQYLRSKLIKKGIKFRSDTDSEILAHLISQNFKGNLSEAVRNSLKQVEGTYGIAVICSENPGEIVAAKKGSPLIVAVGKDEMFVTSDLSATLRHTKKIISLEDNEMAIIRPDNYEIKDIENVPVLKKIEEVSWNIDMIEKGGYKHFMLKEIHEQPESITNSMRGRIDEALSSSRLGGLLVFGNKLKKVEKIIISACGTSWHAGLIGEYMIEDLARIPVEVEYASEFRYRNPILNEKTLIIAVSQSGETADTLAAMREAKMKNSIIMGICNVVGSSIARESDGGIYLHAGPEIGVASTKAFTSQVTVLLLLALHFGRMKDLSKSKSKEIIDELKTIPSKVETILKEENKIKKLAELYFNKNNFLYLGRGYNFPTALEGALKLKEISYIHAEGYPAAEMKHGPIALIDKDMPVVVIATSDTVYDKIISNIQEIKARDGKVIAIVNKGDTKIKKLADYVISIPKTMEILSPLLTIIPMQLLAYHIAAKRGCNVDQPRNLAKSVTVE